The proteins below come from a single Larimichthys crocea isolate SSNF chromosome XIV, L_crocea_2.0, whole genome shotgun sequence genomic window:
- the trmt10a gene encoding tRNA methyltransferase 10 homolog A has protein sequence MADDSVDSEAPSRQENHDKDGESGQKQSSNGAAPAESQSLSKRQRKKLLKQQKWEEERELRKQKRKERKQQRRLQRQNHHQEEEEEGGEAQTVRKRPRREVTPSSLRLVVDCSFDDQMLIKDVRKLHKQIQRCYAENRRALHPVQFYLTSLGGQLKQSMDEKDKGWVNWKDISIKTEHYSEVVAKEDLVYLTSDSPNVLEELDQKKAYVIGGLVDHNHHKGITFERAKELGIDHAQLPLSSFVKMNSRKVLAVNHVFEIVLAYLEKGSWQEAFFTVLPQRKGAVAVDKDGKAVPEKEEEDSESDSDPDTLEQTEKRT, from the exons ATGGCTGATGACAGCGTGGACAGTGAAGCTCCCTCCCGGCAGGAGAACCATGATAAAGACGGTGAGAGCGGCCAGAAGCAGAGCAGCAACGGAGCAGCTCCAGCAGAGAGCCAGAGTCTGTCcaagaggcagaggaagaagctgctgaagcagcagaagtgggaggaggagagggagctgCGAAA acagaaacgtaaggagaggaagcagcagcGTCGGCTGCAGAGGCAGAATCAtcatcaggaggaggaggaggagggaggagaggccCAGACTGTTAGGAAACGTCCACGCAGAGAGGTGACGCCGAGCTCGCTGAGGCTGGTGGTGGACTGCAGCTTCGACGACCAAATGCTGATCAAG GACGTCCGGAAGCTTCACAAACAGATCCAGAGGTGCTACGCTGAGAACAGACGAGCCTTGCATCCAGTGCAG TTTTATCTGACGAGCCTGGGAGGACAGCTGAAGCAGAGCATGGACGAAAAGGACAAAGGATGGGTGAACTGGAAG GACATCAGCATTAAAACAGAGCACTACAGTGAGGTCGTGGCCAAGGAGGACCTGGTGTACTTGACGTCAGACTCTCCCAACGTGCTGGAAGAGCTGGACCAAAAAAAGGCCTATGTGATCGGAGGCCTGGTGGACCACAACCACCATAAG GGGATCACGTTTGAGAGGGCGAAGGAGCTGGGAATCGATCACGCCCAGCTTCCTCTGAGCAGTTTTGTCAAGATGAACAGTCGGAAGGTTCTAGCAGTCAACCATG TGTTCGAGATCGTTCTGGCGTACTTGGAGAAGGGCAGCTGGCAGGAGGCCTTCTTCACCGTCCTGCCTCAAAGGAAAGGAGCGGTGGCTGTCGACAAGGACGGAAAAGCAGTTCcggaaaaagaggaggaagattcGGAGTCTGACTCTGACCCCGACACACTGGAGCAAACTGAGAAAAGAACCTAG